In Rhodamnia argentea isolate NSW1041297 chromosome 1, ASM2092103v1, whole genome shotgun sequence, the genomic window AGCATTTGCCattgacttcttttttttacatGATTATAGGTCTCAGATGAGGGGGGAGGCATCCCAAGAAGCGGTCTTCCCAAAATCTTCACCTATCTGTATAGTACTGCGAAAAACCCCCTGGATGAGAACTCAGATCTCGGAATAGCTGATAATGTGACTATGGCCGGTTATGGCTGTGGGCTTCCAATCAGCCGTCTGTATGCTCGGTACTTCGGTGGTGACCTGCAAATTATTTCTATGGAAGGATATGGTGAGATTATCTTTTTTTGATTCTCCATCATGTAACTTCTCTGTCATTTCTATCTTTACACGAATGTTTCCACAAAAATCATGGAAACATAAGACCCTCTGATCTAAAGAGATCATATGTGCCTTTTGTCAATACATTCCATTCATGGTAGTTGCATTGGTTAATTTTTGGCCATAATTAGTTGCATTCTTTGAGTGTATTATTTGGTAATTATTTGCATAAGTTTGTACATTTGTTGGCACACAACACAAACGTGTTAAATTCTGAACGTTTTCATTTAAGAGGGCGCAAAAAGAGTAGGTGCACGTAGCGACTCTGTAGAGATGAGGTCTATTTGTGTCCACTTTACTGTAGATTTTGCAGCAGAATTTGCTAATGAGAATGCATGTTTGGGCTTAAGCTGGTCGAGATCAGCTCTCTAGGCTTGTAGCTGTTGAAGTAAATTTTATAAGAAGTTTCTCCAATTTTGTAAGCATAGACGCGCATTACTTGGATGAAGCAATTGCAAAGTCAGGGGAATTACTTCTGATGAGCCCCAAGGACGTTGGGTCGGTATTGCAGAGTCAGGGAAATTACTTCTGATGGGCCCCAAGGACGTTGGGTTGGTTGTTCTTACCAACCAACTAGCTGTATGGGAACTGTAAACTGCTCAAAATATTGATTTTGCATCGTATGAAACAGTATGATCTTGATAATATGATCCAATTTGAATGTTATATGGCTGCTTTTACATGGATAAAATTCCTGCCGTGGTTTGTCGCTTCTCCTCATTGGCTGATTTGCTGATAGTATCATTCTGTCACAACCGGCAAAGTTTTGCCTACACTTTTCCACTCAACCCTGTAAATTTGTTTCTGCAGGGACTGATGCGTACCTCCATTTATCTCGCCTCGGAGATTCTCAAGAACCGCTCCCGTGAGAAAAACTAAAGCACGAACTCCTGGTTCACGAGAACAGACTTCTGGGAAATGCCCACAGGGATCCGTCTTAAAAAGCAAGAAGTAGCTGCAATTTTCCGTTTGCAAATAACGGGTAGCTTTCCTGTATATTCTTCCGCTTTTCGACATGTCAATGCTGGCATTAGCCTTGATTCCATTATTCGCTGTTGTAGGCCACATTCCACGCAGATTCTGATTTTACTCTTCACATGTTTGAGTATTCGCATTAACGGGCACCACAGGGGGCAAAAGTGGAAATTAGTAGTCGATCTTGTAGCTCTAACCTGCAGGTTCCATTATTGAAGTCATCTCACTCATGGTATTGACTCATATCCTCAAGAGCAGTCAATTATGTTGCACTGTGTCTTGGGTAAGGACTGAAAAATCACTCAGTTTGGATTGATTTATATCTTCAAGCGtgcctttgtttctttttaagtttttgtcCATAACTCTGTGCAATCTTCACAAGAGTGCTTGTTGATAGGGTTGAGCGGTTCTTTGTTACGTACAGGTTTCACCGAGAATTTGGAACCTACTCATCTatataggttcctcattttttggaacctagaaccttcCATGCATACCTTGTAATCTAAAATCTACCTTATCACAAGTTTCAAGGTCGGTTTTAGATTCCATCCAAGTTTCACATGATCATTGTTAAAATCTACTGATTACAATTCATATTTAAACAtccgaaaaatatgaaacattaacaaagtagaAGTCTTAATGATAACGTGGTTTCGGATTACATATTCATCATCGGACATTATGCACTACCGCGGGATGACGCGaaaacatatatcaagaaaaaatataaaaacttgcTCGAggtttttggaatttgaaatttacccGTCAGAAtaggttttttaatttttggaagCTGAAACTTATCCTGCATACCTTAGAACCGATCGGTTCTCACTTGTCTAATTCTTCATATTCTACTTTGGAATCATGTTTACCTCTACATGCTGGAGCAAAAAGTGGTCGGACTCGATTTCCATTTATCACAATGATTACATGGTTGTAAACCTTCACGTCGAGCTTAGTTGCACATTGGACAGTCTTCTACGTATTTGGGAGTACTTAGAGATGTGAATGTCTATCCCTGGTTTGATCTTAACCTAATGAGATGATCTTGTGGGTGTTGCAAGCCCCAACAAATGCACCATGCATTAGGTTGTCCGGACATTGCTGAATATGATAATCTCAGACATTGTTGAATATGATAATCTCAGATAGGATAATGATAGGATATGATTTTAGACATTCCATGACACTTGCATACAACATAAATTCAAATGAAtgtaatttcaaataaatgttaTCCAAATTAATGTTTGATTTGCAGtattaaaactaaaaataaactaTGGAAGTTGTAAACTACTCATTCTTCCATCATTTGCCATCTGTCGGACAACACAACCCTCTTCCCTATGCCTTCGAGGATGCCCTCTCCTTTTGCGAGATCCCTTTTGCTGCCCTCGATCAACCTATTTTGCTTCGTTTCACATCTTACTTCGCCGCTTCGAGACGCTCTCGAGTTTAAATTCTTCACCAGTCCCACGTCCTTCTTGCCGTCATGCCTTCTCTTCTGCTACAATTTTAAAGATCCCCTCTTCTCCTCACACACGCCGTTCACCTTCAATACCTTCTTCTCTCATCAAATCCAAAAGAATTGATACGAGGATCGCACCGAATCTCAATTACAACATCCGACAATGGAGGCAATATAGACGAGAGTGGAGTTGTGGATTAGAGACCAACATGCGAAGTTTGTCAAGGTGCTGTGGGAACCTGCCGTGCAAATTTGGTACGCTGGTCCAACTCTCTAGGATGACGTTGTTGAGGAGCTCTGTCGCCCCGGCTACCGCATCCATCGAATCATCATCTTCGCAGAGGCGGCATCGGGCTTTGATTGGGATCACGAAGTTCCCCTCTAGGATGGAGTTGAGCGATATAAGGAAGAAGCAGGGCCAGCGAGCTCAGGTCTCGCTTTTCCCGGCTGCCGAAGGTGGGGAAAGCATGTCGTCGCCGGTGGGACGAACGGTGGCATTTGGAatgatgatggtggtgctgggcaaaagagaggaagagtggCGAGTgcagaagaaggaaagaacatgtgattttttattagttttccaTATTTCACATATCCTATTAAGATCTATCTCACtcttaaaattgtattttttttttattcggacTATGACCGAGCTATATCTTCTTCATATTCCGATTTCACGTCACTCCAAATCCCGAATAAGATAACTTTTATCCTATCCGGAATTTTCTCCAGCCCACCAAACACAAGCTCATTAACCTCTGGACTGACGAGCATCTCATTCGAATCTTCCATGCTTACTTTCAGACTCCTTGTCTAGCGTGCAAGTAGATCGACCATGTTTACGAGAACCGTCGATGAGCGGCTGAATGTCATATGTACATCGTGCTGTACACTTACATGAGAAGTGTTAGGACTTTGATCTTTCTGATCTCTCTCGTTTGTCAAAGGTGTGAATTAAGATCGTCGTCGCGTTTTTCCGAATCACGTACTTTGCTGATGACTAGATGGGGGACTGCATGGATTTCACATGCGGACCTTGGAAGCACGTCCGAAAGAAATTTGTAAGAAAGCTTCATAGAGCAATGGCGCATGTTTGACTCCCGACTGTTGATTTCTCCTGAGTTCTATAattggaaggagagagaaaatgacaaGAATTCCTTCCTCCTTCCATTGTTTGGACATCTTTTCCCAAACCGCAAGAAACAGCGTCTAAACTTAAACATTGCAATGTCATCCATTCGAAACCAGAAGCCACTCTCAAAACCTCTGATTTTTCTAGATGACACCCACCTATAAAaacatcatcaataaaagaagCAGATGGAGGGGAAAGGCAAAATGAAAGCATCCAAGATAGTTGCGGCAACAGTCTCGGTCCTGCTCGTCGCGGGCGTATGCATCGGCGTGCTGGTCAGCGTGAAAGGTAAAGGCGGGTCGGGAAATGGGGAAGGCCAGATTTCGTCCAGTTCCAAGTCCGTGGCCGCCATTTGCGCGCCGACGGATTACAAGGAAGCCTGCGTCAATAGCCTCAGCGGGGTGGGGAAGAACGAGAGCGCCTCACCCAAGGACCTGATTCAGGCCGCCATCGCGTCCACTCTTGAGGAGGTCAAAGCGGCGCTTAATAAGTCGGGATCGATCGGGAGCTCGGCCACGGGCTCCTCCCAGAAGATGGCTTTCGAGGATTGCCAGGACTTGCTGCAATTCGCCGTCGACGAGCTCCAGTCCTCTTTCTCCATGGTGGGGGACAGCGACTTGCACACTGTCAACGATCGGGTCGCGGAGCTTCAGAACTGGCTGAGCGCCGTGATTTCGTATCAGCAGACGTGTCTGGACGGCGTCACGGACCCGGATTTGCAGAAGCAGATGTCCAACGGGATGCTGAATGCCACGGAGCTAACAAGCAATGCCTTGGCAATTGTTTCGGCGATTTCCGGCATCTTGACCACCTTCAACATTCCTTTGAACAACAGTGCAACCTCACGCCGACTTCTCGAGGAGCCCGATGCTGAGGACGCCGGCGGACACCCTTCCTGGTGGTCGCATGAAGACCGGAAGCTAATGGCAAGCCAAGCAAAGGGCCAAGTGAGACCCAACGCGGTGGTGGCGAAGGATGGGAGCGGACAATACAGTACTATCGCTGCTGCACTCGCTGCATATCCCAAGAACAACAAAGGCAGATATGTCTTATATGTGAAGGCCGGGATATACAACGAGTATATCACGGTTACTAAGGATCAGGTCAATATCTTCATGTATGGAGACGgtccgaggaagacgatgatcaCAGGAAAGAAATGCAATCGAGACGGCGTATCCACCTTCAGAAGTGCTTCTTTCTGTAAGTGCACGAGCTCAATATCGAACAGTACTTGGTAGAAAAATATACGATCGTGACGGTGTGTATTGATGAGGACTTGTATCTTGCAGCGGTGATCGGAAACGGATTCATCGGTAAGTCGATGGGGTTCCAGAACACAGCTGGCCCCGAGGGCCACCAAGCTGTGGCGCTCCGAGTCCAATCCGACATGGCAGCCTTCTTCAACTGCAGAATGGACGGGTACCAAGATACCTTATACGTGCAGGCGCACCGCCAATTTTACCGCAATTGCGTCATATCCGGCACCGTGGACTTCATATTTGGTGACGCAGCGGCGGTGATCCAAAACAGCCTGATCATCGTTAGGAAGCCCATGGACAACCAACAGAACACGGTGACGGCCCAGGGAAGGACGGACAAGCACGAGACCACTGGCCTCGTGATCCAGAACTGCCGCATCGTGCCCGAGCAGAAGCTCTACCCGGTGAGGCTACAGATTCGGTCCTACTTGGGTAGGCCTTGGAAGCAGTACTCGCGGACAGTCATCATGGAGTCGACCATAGGGGACCTGATTCAACCGGAGGGGTACATGCCCTGGGACGGGAACTTTGCGCTTGACACTCTATACTACGCCGAGTACGCAAACTGGGGCCCCGGCGCAGCGACTGACAAGAGAGTGAAATGGAAGGGCTTCCACGTGATAACGAACCGGAATGAAGCTTTGCAGTTCACGACCGGACCATTCGTGCAAGGGAACCAGTGGCTCAGGCCCACCGGCATGCCTTACGTGCTCGGATTCAACGGAAAATGAAGGGCATTTGCTCCGGCAAGCGATGCACCAGAAGCAGTTGCAAAAGATATAGAGTTAGTAATTGGAAGAGATGCATTCTGTACAAAACCTGTCGGGACGAGTGGCTGGTTTCGATTGCCACCCCTCCATAGCCCGGAGTTTGTACAGCTCTCAAGTTATAATCCTAGTCCCACTCTGATTTGTGCCCCTTTCTCTATGAGAACTAAATCAAACTAACAAAGCTGAACACAGTTTTGCTGtggtctttttcattttgatcttGTTGATAGTTACAGATGAAACATTCCTTTGTCCCTACCGATCTCAGTTAAGCTACCTGGCGTTTTCTATCTAATCAAATATCATCAATCCGACGCTAACCGAAAGAAGATGCCGATGGATTCCAACAGACGTGCGAGACCAATCACTAATAAGACTCACAAAGCAGAACTTAGATTTCCCAACAACAGTCCAGAAGAAACATCGACTTTCTCTAACCCGACATAAGTAGCCAGCAAGCCCAATCGCACCCTTTTGCTACATATTCAACAAGAACTGTGAAAGCCatgattcttcatttttttcactcCTTTATTTCTAAGTGAGAGGACAAGCGCTAAATATAGACACCACAGTCCCAGCAatgcaaagaagaaaaacctcACATTCTCCGAAGCTGCCCTTCCAGGGATGAACAAGATTATAATCGACTCCGAGAATGATTCTATTACCAGAAAATGATGCCTGGTATGACTGACCTAAACAGCTCAGGTACAAGAGTTTTCTATCCTGACAAAAATGCAGATCCATCCGTTAGAGGATATAAAAACCGCGATTGAATCAATCTGCCACCATGAATGGGTCAATTTCTCCAAGATCGGCCATCAGAGGTTCCAAGCTTGTCGGGTCTTCATCCTCTGCCGCAAAATATGTCGGGAAAGGAAGGGTCGATGCGTCTGGTTTCTTGTACACTGCATCCtttataaatacaaaatttccCTCTGCACCTGGGACCTGTTAAAGGAATGCAAGACAACCTAATTCGCCACAAATCTACAAAGGAAAATCCATCTGCTAAATTTGGCGAACTAAGATTGAGAAAGAGAGGTGAAAGGGAACATACTTGGCCTCTCACCCACATCAAGTTCCTTGCGGGATCTATTCTGTAGACAAACACGTTTTTTACTGTTCGTCGCTTTCCACCCATTCGACCAGCCATTTTCTTGCCTTTGAAAACCTGTTAAGATGCAAACAAACTTTATACCAAGCAAAAAATGACCAGCAAATGCTTAAAATAAAGGGATTGATATACCAAAACCACCGGCGGAAAGGAACAACAAAATCCTGATAACTACCCACAGGCAAGCGAGACGGATGATctagttaatttaattcttCAAAGAACTAAAGTAGTAATAAGTCAAGATGTAGAAACAATTCCATTGGCAAAGACCTCATACGCCGTAAAGATGCACAACTTGCTGCATTCCACAATGTGCATCATCCTTTCCTTAAATCCATGTCTTTAAGCACTAGAAAAGCAACTACAGCCATTTGATTTGATGGTGATTGGTTGAAGTCATTATCATTGAAAGTTAGCTTCGACATTCTTTCATGTTATTTATTTCTAACCTCTCCATCagaacatcaacatcaacatcaacatcaacatcatctttattccaaactagttgggatcagcggtcgatgaacccaaaaataaaataaaataaaataaaataaatcttctTAAACAGGCTATTGCTACATGGTACACACCTCTCAAGTCTCAAGTTTCTTGTCCCCACAGAAAAAGTTGGCATACAGGAATTTCATAGTTTTAGAAACCATAAATCTGCAAAACTTTCAGCTTAGTTGGCAAATCATTCATTGACTGATGGATCTGGGGCAAATACACTGGCCTGGACCAAGGTCCATCATGGCCATTGATCATGTGGGACCCACATGATCATTGGCTGTGATCATTTTGGGTCCACACATGATTAACGACCATGATGGACTGTGGTCATTTTGGGTCCACAGATGATCCAACGGCCATGAAGGACCTTGGTCCAGGCAAGACTCTCTAGATCTTAAGACTGAGCTTCACAATAAAAGTGTCTTAATATGCAATGGGGCTCACATCATCAATGGCCATGATGGACCATGATCATTTTGGGTCCACATATGATCAACGGCCATGAAGGACCTTGGTCCAGGCAAGAGACTCCGGATCTTAAGACTGAGCTTCACAGTAACAGTGTCTTAATATGCAACTTCTAGTTTCCCATTCCCATTCACAGTACAACTACTTTTGGATCATGCATCTGTTCCCTACATGCCACCTACAGGAACTTATAACAGGAACTCCATAGACACCTACAGGAACTTATAATTATGCAATTGATGGTGTATAGCCGATGAGTGGATCTTAGAACCCACCAGCTATTAATGCAGCAACCAAACAATAAGCAAGTGAACACTGCCGTAAAAATAGTGCACGTAGTTACTGGCTATAGGCAGAAAAATGAACAGTCCTGGAAAAACGCTAGCTGGTAAAAGAGGAATGGCAACAAGGCTTCCAGCATAAAAACACAATAGAATCTTTAGATATCGCTAGAGATACCTTCCCAGGAGCATCTCTCTGACCAGTAGAACCAATACTTCGATGTGACAGTGATGCACCATGAGAAGCTGGCATCCCTGCAAATCCCCATCTTTTCATCCCACCCTGGATATTCAACATATAGAAACAATAAGACGAGATAACAGTGGATCTCATTCCCTTATATGGACTCACAAGAATTTCAAAACAGTTCTGTTAACATATGGCAAGTAGAGGGAAAAACACGACGTGTTGTGGTACCACAGAGAAAATTATTCTCCACTTTAACAGTCCTCATCTCATGTCCATAGACGACTAAAATGGTAGAATTCATATATGAACTCCAGCCAATCTAAATACACATGTCTCCCATTATACAATTTTAGTCTAAATCACAATGCTGTAAATATGCAAAGGTTTGACAACTATGGACAGAAAATCTAACATTAAACCAACTCTGACAGTGAAGTAAAATCAAAAGCTCATTATCATTGGGCTATCAAAAACCAACTAGATGTGCTCTAGTTCAGGTTATCCATCAATGGATCACATTTGGTAAATCGAAATGAACTAAACGTCAAATACCTATGGAGAAAAAGAGCTATAAGCCAATGACTAAGTTTTACTAGGTAGCCTAATAAAGTAACAAGAAATCAAGGAAAATCTGAGCAAAAGAGATGAAAATGAGAGCTAAAGGCCTAACCTGAAATCCTTTGCCCATTGTAATTCCTTGGATATCCACATACTGTCCTGGGACAAAATGGCGAACACCAATTGACGTACCAACAGGTATGAGTGCATCTTCTGTCACAGGAAACTCTTTCAATTTCCTCTTCATTGGAACTCCTTGAGATCTAAAATGACCAACTTCCGGTTTCGTCAaatgcttctctttcttctgcCCGCAACCGATCTGACTAACACAGCAAGAATGCACCACCTTAAAATTAGAAACCATACCATGAAGCTCTACAGGCAAGCATCAGCTTCAGCCACAATTTTTAGCTGCTAATCACTATCTGAAACAAAGGAGAGCAAACATATACACAGTGCCATTTTGGTCACCTGTTTAAGCACCGGcaaaacaagttaaaagaaaagaaagacggCTGGAAATGCAATAATAGTTGTTGCCTCAATCATCCTCCTCCTTGCCCAGATTGAAAAATTGTTCTAACTGTCAATAAGACAGTCAATTCTACTCTCCAGTAAAACCCACGGCTTTCACCAGTACCAGTTTTAATGAAGACATTAAGTGACTCAGACATTGCTAATCCACAAGAATGGTGTTACTAAGGAGGGAAGGACTCTAGGTCATGGTATCCATTATGAAATTTCCATTGCTTTACCGGCATAGTCCAAGCTTAAAAAGAATATCTCCCCCATTAAGATCATCAGATGAGCACGCTGTTCCGAACAAGTCACGAAATTTTTAACAGAAGTATACAGACAACTATCGAACCATTCTTAATGAAGAACTCAAACCAATCAGAGACCCGAAAGCTCTAACCGTGCCAAGAACGTGCCACTATCCACATTTCTTCTTAAGCTTTCCATGTTAACACCACGCAGTCACCTCCATAGCATCACGTCAAATTTACGAAAAGCAAACACATCctgcagaaaaaagaaacagcGTGCCGCTAATACGGGCAGTGCATTCATGAGAACTCACACCTGTAGAGCGAAAATGCCTTCTTTCTCAACAGTCTTCACCTGGCACACGATGTTATCATCAACCCAGAGCACGGACAATGGAACCCTCGCCCCCCACTTATCCCACTGCGCGGTCATCCCGCACTTCACCGCAATGATCCCCGTCCGCTTCGAGACGGGGCCCATCACGCCCGAGACCGCCTCGATCACGCGAGCCGAGTCCGGGGCAAGCAGGGCCTCCGCGCTGAACCTCCTGATCAGGTGCTcagccgaaggcgaggtcgggTTAAGGACGGACAGAGCTCGGAAGCGGGAAATGAGGCCTCTCGAGAGGGCCGACATGGCCTGGGACGGGATTTAAGGTGGTGGGTATGGGAGTGATCGACTGCTAAGGCCCCGAGAAGTTATGGTTGTTGACTGTGAGTAGTGAGTACCCccatggaagagagagagagagagagagagagagagagatggtgaagaagaggaagaagaagaagaagaagaaagaggtgaGATTCTGCAGTAGGGTTTTAGGTTGGAGAGATGTCTGAATCATTTGGGCTGGGCTTGAGGCCTGTTTGGACTCCTTTGGCGACAACAGAAACCAACGACGGCCATGCTTTTTGTTTCgttcatgattaaaaaaatcacctgaaaaataaacaagcaGTAGCACAGCCACAGAAGCTACACACACACGCTCGCCTtccgtcttcttcctcaatggaGATCCACTACGCCCCTCACGAACTCCGACTCCCCAAGCTCGCCGCTCCTTCGACCTCCCGCCCGGCACCCATCTTCCCCCTCGTCCCGGCGGCCCGCTCCTCTCCCTCCTCACGCCGGGCTCCCGCCGCGCGAGCTCGCATCTCGTCGCCGGAGAGCGCGGTCGTGGCGCCGCAGCACGCGGGGGGAAAGATGGTGGTGGAGCTGGTGGGGGCGTTCAACGAGCTGACGGAGAGGATGAGGAGCGGGGTGTCGCTGTCCACGAGGTCCTCCCGCATACTGTTCAAGGCCCTCAAGCTCGCCATCCCCATGATGCAGAGCTCGCCTCTCGGCCCCGACGGCCGTCCTCCTCTCTCCAGGGCGCTCAGCATCGCCATCATCCTCGCCGATCTTCAGGTTCttgaacaatttctcttcctgGGTTTGTGTTCCGATGAGTTCAAATGTGATTAGCTTATTGCTTCATAGTAATTGGCGTATGCATTGCGATTACCAAATGCCAATTTGAATACCATCCATTCAAATGGGCGTCTTTTTACTTCTTGCTCTCAGAATCTCTCACTTGACTTTCGACCTTCCTTCTGCATATTCTTCCTGAGATGAAATTGTAAAGCAGCTGATGGCTTTTTCACAGATGGATGCGGAGGTGATATCGGCTGGCATCCTCAGAGAAGTCCTCGAGGCCGGAGTGGTGTCCATCCATGATGTGAGAGACCGGATTGGCACGGGGACGGCTCACCTGCTGCACGAGAGCTTGCGGGTCAAGAACTTCCCCTCGAAGGTTGACGTGCTGGACGACGAGAGTGCCGCCGCCCTGAGGAAGTTCTGCCTCACGTTCTACGACACGAGAGCCGTGGTCCTCGACCTTGCCCTGAAGCTCGACACGATGCGGCATTTGAGCTACCTCCCGAGGTATCAGCAGCAGATGGTCTCTCTCGAGGTCATGAAGGTGCACGCGCCGTTGGCACACGCGTTGCGGACCGAATTCTTGTCGCTGGAGCTCGAGGATCTCTCGTTCCGGTACCTGTTCCCGTACTCGTACCTCTACCTCGACACATGGTTGAGAAGCCATGAGACCGGAAGCAAGCCCTTGATAGAAGTATACAAAGAGCATCTGCTTCGATCTTTGCAGGACGATTCCGTCCTAGCCAATATGGCGGACGAGATTTTGGTCCTAGGCCGATATAAGAGCCGCTACAGCACTATGAAGAAGCTCCTGCGGGACGGGAGGAAGCCGGAGGAAGTGAATGATATCCTAGCCCTGCGAGTTATACTGAATCCGAAGTCGGGACCGGATACGACCGAGACGGGCGAAAGGGCATGCTACAGAACGCGGGAAATAGTCCAGAACTTGTGGAGAGAAATGCCTCACAGAACGAAAGACTACATCTCGAGGCCAAAAGCGAATGGCTATCAAAGCTTACACATGGCTGTCGACGTGAGCGAGAATGGCCGAGCCCGACCGTTGATGGAGATACAGATACGGACTACGGACATGGATATGTTGGCGGCCGGCGGAACTGCATCTCACTCTTTGTATAAGAGCGGACTCACCGATCCTGAGGAGGTTGTATTCTACTCTTGTATGCATTTCTACATGGTCATGTTTGTCAGCAGTGGCATGAGAAGTGCCTCGACACCAAAAATGAGTCTCTCTTCTTTTGATTGCTCAGGCAAAACGGCTGAAGGTGATAATGTTGGCTGCGGCGGAGCTTTCCGCTCTGCGTCTTCAAGACCTCCCATCGCTGAATCACAACACGGAAATGGAGACCGACCGGAGAGATCGCGTCTTCC contains:
- the LOC115747732 gene encoding pectinesterase-like: MKASKIVAATVSVLLVAGVCIGVLVSVKGKGGSGNGEGQISSSSKSVAAICAPTDYKEACVNSLSGVGKNESASPKDLIQAAIASTLEEVKAALNKSGSIGSSATGSSQKMAFEDCQDLLQFAVDELQSSFSMVGDSDLHTVNDRVAELQNWLSAVISYQQTCLDGVTDPDLQKQMSNGMLNATELTSNALAIVSAISGILTTFNIPLNNSATSRRLLEEPDAEDAGGHPSWWSHEDRKLMASQAKGQVRPNAVVAKDGSGQYSTIAAALAAYPKNNKGRYVLYVKAGIYNEYITVTKDQVNIFMYGDGPRKTMITGKKCNRDGVSTFRSASFSVIGNGFIGKSMGFQNTAGPEGHQAVALRVQSDMAAFFNCRMDGYQDTLYVQAHRQFYRNCVISGTVDFIFGDAAAVIQNSLIIVRKPMDNQQNTVTAQGRTDKHETTGLVIQNCRIVPEQKLYPVRLQIRSYLGRPWKQYSRTVIMESTIGDLIQPEGYMPWDGNFALDTLYYAEYANWGPGAATDKRVKWKGFHVITNRNEALQFTTGPFVQGNQWLRPTGMPYVLGFNGK
- the LOC115747825 gene encoding 50S ribosomal protein L3-2, mitochondrial; the protein is MSALSRGLISRFRALSVLNPTSPSAEHLIRRFSAEALLAPDSARVIEAVSGVMGPVSKRTGIIAVKCGMTAQWDKWGARVPLSVLWVDDNIVCQVKTVEKEGIFALQIGCGQKKEKHLTKPEVGHFRSQGVPMKRKLKEFPVTEDALIPVGTSIGVRHFVPGQYVDIQGITMGKGFQGGMKRWGFAGMPASHGASLSHRSIGSTGQRDAPGKVFKGKKMAGRMGGKRRTVKNVFVYRIDPARNLMWVRGQVPGAEGNFVFIKDAVYKKPDASTLPFPTYFAAEDEDPTSLEPLMADLGEIDPFMVAD
- the LOC115747834 gene encoding probable GTP diphosphokinase CRSH, chloroplastic, whose product is MEIHYAPHELRLPKLAAPSTSRPAPIFPLVPAARSSPSSRRAPAARARISSPESAVVAPQHAGGKMVVELVGAFNELTERMRSGVSLSTRSSRILFKALKLAIPMMQSSPLGPDGRPPLSRALSIAIILADLQMDAEVISAGILREVLEAGVVSIHDVRDRIGTGTAHLLHESLRVKNFPSKVDVLDDESAAALRKFCLTFYDTRAVVLDLALKLDTMRHLSYLPRYQQQMVSLEVMKVHAPLAHALRTEFLSLELEDLSFRYLFPYSYLYLDTWLRSHETGSKPLIEVYKEHLLRSLQDDSVLANMADEILVLGRYKSRYSTMKKLLRDGRKPEEVNDILALRVILNPKSGPDTTETGERACYRTREIVQNLWREMPHRTKDYISRPKANGYQSLHMAVDVSENGRARPLMEIQIRTTDMDMLAAGGTASHSLYKSGLTDPEEAKRLKVIMLAAAELSALRLQDLPSLNHNTEMETDRRDRVFRLLDKNGDGRISIEELMEVMEELGAPGDDAREMMQLLDANSDGSLSCDEFDVFQNQVELMRSLEDRDDQYKAMLNEKLHLDDIARISPATAVEPRQ